The following are encoded in a window of Sphaerisporangium siamense genomic DNA:
- a CDS encoding zinc ribbon domain-containing protein, with protein MATYQFLCPECGPFEVTLPMGTASARHTCPECRCAARRVFCAPHLGRLDPAVADAFAREERSRDAPEIVSGVPPGRRPV; from the coding sequence ATGGCGACATATCAATTTCTTTGTCCAGAATGCGGGCCGTTCGAGGTGACGCTGCCCATGGGAACGGCGTCCGCCCGCCACACCTGCCCGGAATGCCGGTGCGCCGCGCGGCGGGTGTTCTGCGCGCCGCACCTGGGCCGTCTGGACCCGGCGGTGGCCGACGCGTTCGCGCGGGAGGAGCGCAGCCGTGACGCGCCCGAGATCGTCTCCGGCGTGCCGCCGGGACGGCGGCCCGTCTGA
- a CDS encoding helix-turn-helix domain-containing protein — MGARQAASDQARARPAERPGGTGPWAEFGAQMRRWRGSAGFTQAQVGARVGYDHSAISRLESGAREPSDRLARRLDEVLGAGGALLAAYRAVAAEQGRHDGAGRADPLPGGAPGPLVPDGLVLPSLLPSYGIACPLHPEARCEVPPLAETPRPGALDGRAPGADTVHLLCALLAACWSAGDERPLPGTAAAVERALHLIVGWAGEATGPARRALVRLAGAYALLAGELRASRGQNGMAMAWLHKCLYWAGMSDDPAVHVAALCDMATIARLEHDAPSAITYAGAMREAYPGRRWAAVMADLCEARGHALIGDVRACRRRVDGARDRLHGVGERDLAEAPWLAEASGQVYVESAAAGALRDLAAMTADRSLARLAIDAAGRSLACLAPGRRAARVLFTLRLADGHACAGDLDAAVAIAEPLLAELPTLHTPLIGQELYGLRSRLMARWGNRPGMRDFTAHLGAVWQ; from the coding sequence ATGGGAGCACGGCAGGCGGCGTCGGACCAGGCCCGGGCACGCCCGGCGGAGCGACCGGGAGGAACGGGGCCCTGGGCCGAGTTCGGCGCGCAGATGCGCAGGTGGCGGGGCAGCGCCGGGTTCACCCAGGCCCAGGTGGGGGCGCGGGTCGGCTACGACCACAGCGCCATCAGCAGGCTGGAGAGCGGCGCCAGGGAACCCTCCGACCGGCTGGCCCGCCGCCTGGACGAGGTGCTCGGAGCCGGCGGCGCGCTGCTCGCCGCCTACCGCGCCGTGGCCGCCGAGCAGGGACGCCACGACGGTGCCGGACGCGCGGACCCCCTGCCCGGCGGCGCCCCCGGGCCGCTCGTGCCGGACGGCCTCGTGCTGCCGTCCCTGCTGCCCAGCTACGGCATCGCCTGCCCGCTGCACCCCGAGGCCCGCTGCGAGGTGCCTCCGCTCGCCGAGACTCCCCGCCCCGGCGCCCTGGACGGCAGGGCCCCCGGCGCCGACACCGTCCACCTGCTGTGCGCGCTGCTGGCGGCCTGCTGGAGCGCGGGCGACGAGCGGCCGCTCCCGGGGACGGCGGCGGCCGTGGAGCGGGCCCTGCACCTGATCGTCGGCTGGGCCGGGGAGGCCACCGGACCGGCACGCCGGGCCCTGGTGCGGCTCGCCGGGGCGTACGCGCTGCTGGCGGGGGAGCTGCGCGCGTCGCGGGGCCAGAACGGCATGGCCATGGCCTGGTTGCACAAATGCCTGTACTGGGCGGGGATGTCCGACGACCCGGCCGTCCACGTCGCGGCGCTGTGCGACATGGCGACCATCGCCCGGCTCGAACACGACGCGCCGTCCGCGATCACCTACGCGGGCGCCATGCGGGAGGCGTACCCCGGGCGCCGCTGGGCGGCCGTCATGGCCGACCTGTGCGAGGCCAGGGGCCACGCGCTGATCGGAGACGTCCGCGCGTGCCGCCGCCGCGTCGACGGCGCGCGCGACCGCCTCCACGGGGTCGGCGAGCGCGACCTCGCCGAGGCTCCGTGGCTCGCGGAGGCGTCCGGTCAGGTGTACGTGGAGTCGGCCGCCGCCGGGGCCCTGCGCGATCTGGCCGCGATGACGGCCGACCGGTCGCTCGCCCGCCTGGCGATCGACGCGGCCGGCCGGTCGCTGGCGTGCCTGGCGCCCGGCCGCCGCGCGGCGCGGGTGCTGTTCACCCTGCGCCTGGCCGACGGCCACGCCTGTGCGGGCGATCTGGACGCGGCCGTGGCCATCGCCGAGCCGCTGCTGGCCGAGCTGCCCACGCTGCACACACCCCTGATCGGTCAGGAGTTGTACGGCCTGCGCAGCCGGCTCATGGCGCGCTGGGGCAACCGGCCCGGCATGCGCGACTTCACCGCCCACCTCGGCGCCGTTTGGCAGTGA
- a CDS encoding Pycsar system effector family protein — protein sequence MRFTICLPLVGGGRPEEWSQNVLRRLRNAGAGREAPAARGEAESAALAHAGRLMAEVRDEINRADAKAQVLLGVAGVGLGAVAGGLFAGDWSPYDLSNAVEWLWWTGVAAALGALACLSGAVYPRTGTRRAAKPSIASYYGDIARFESVRSLASALLGAARPDLRQVSDQLRKLSRIAHRKYVLIRWGFWLLSVAVGCTVAAVVADQFL from the coding sequence GTGCGGTTCACCATATGCCTGCCGCTGGTCGGCGGCGGCCGTCCGGAGGAGTGGAGCCAGAACGTGCTACGTCGCCTGAGGAACGCGGGGGCAGGCCGCGAGGCGCCGGCCGCGCGCGGGGAGGCGGAGTCGGCCGCCCTCGCCCACGCGGGCAGGCTGATGGCGGAGGTCCGCGATGAGATCAACAGGGCGGACGCCAAGGCGCAGGTGCTGCTGGGTGTCGCCGGGGTCGGGCTGGGCGCGGTCGCCGGAGGGCTGTTCGCGGGCGACTGGTCGCCGTACGACCTGTCGAACGCCGTGGAGTGGCTGTGGTGGACCGGTGTGGCCGCCGCGCTCGGCGCGCTCGCGTGCCTGTCCGGGGCGGTCTACCCGAGGACCGGTACGCGGCGCGCGGCGAAGCCCTCGATCGCGTCGTACTACGGGGACATCGCGCGCTTCGAGTCGGTGCGGTCGCTGGCGTCCGCCCTGCTCGGCGCGGCGCGCCCGGACCTGCGGCAGGTCTCCGACCAGCTCCGCAAGCTGAGCCGCATCGCGCACCGCAAATACGTCCTCATCCGCTGGGGCTTCTGGCTGCTCAGCGTCGCGGTCGGCTGCACGGTGGCCGCGGTCGTCGCCGACCAGTTCCTCTAG
- a CDS encoding amidohydrolase family protein, with protein sequence MPMDLTAVIGGIALVDHHVHGALREVVGRPEFEGMLTESDRPVPPWMTQMDSQLGFAVRRHCAPLLGLEPSAGAGDYWAARSAREPEELARLFLRASGTGHWLVETGYKGGMLLGPAGMAAAGGAEAREIVRLESLLEEVAPGATAAGLRDAFRAALRARCAEPGVAGLKSVVAYRHGFDFDPAPPGDAEVAGAAGRWLRRIAAGAAPRVTDPALLRMALWEAVRTGLPLQLHAGYGDPDIELHRCDPLLLTRWLRAVEPTGTAVLLLHCYPYHRGAGYLAQAFPHVYFDAGLAINHTGARSAAVVAETLELAPFAKILYSSDAWGPPELHYLGALLWRRGMTRALTAWVEEGEWTAADAARVAIMIGRDNAARLYGLDPTG encoded by the coding sequence ATGCCGATGGATCTGACCGCCGTGATCGGCGGGATCGCACTGGTAGATCACCATGTGCACGGCGCGCTGCGGGAGGTGGTCGGGCGGCCGGAGTTCGAAGGCATGCTCACCGAGTCGGACCGGCCGGTTCCGCCGTGGATGACGCAGATGGACTCCCAGCTCGGGTTCGCGGTCCGCCGGCACTGCGCGCCGCTGCTCGGGCTGGAGCCGTCGGCGGGCGCGGGCGACTACTGGGCCGCCAGGTCCGCGCGCGAGCCGGAGGAGCTGGCCCGCCTGTTCCTGCGGGCGAGCGGCACCGGCCACTGGCTGGTGGAGACCGGGTACAAGGGCGGCATGCTCCTCGGACCGGCCGGCATGGCGGCGGCCGGGGGAGCCGAGGCCCGCGAGATCGTCCGCCTGGAGTCCCTGCTGGAGGAGGTCGCGCCCGGGGCCACGGCGGCGGGCCTGCGGGACGCCTTCCGCGCGGCGCTGCGCGCCCGGTGCGCGGAGCCGGGAGTGGCGGGGCTGAAGAGCGTCGTGGCCTACCGCCACGGCTTCGACTTCGACCCCGCCCCGCCCGGCGACGCCGAGGTCGCCGGCGCGGCGGGCCGCTGGCTGCGGCGGATCGCCGCGGGCGCGGCGCCGCGCGTCACCGACCCGGCGCTGCTGCGCATGGCGCTGTGGGAGGCCGTGCGGACCGGGCTGCCCCTGCAACTGCACGCCGGGTACGGCGACCCGGACATCGAGCTGCACCGCTGCGACCCGCTGCTCCTCACCCGCTGGCTGCGTGCCGTCGAGCCGACCGGCACGGCGGTCCTTCTGCTGCACTGCTACCCGTACCACCGCGGCGCGGGCTACCTCGCCCAGGCGTTCCCGCACGTGTACTTCGACGCGGGCCTGGCGATCAACCATACGGGCGCGCGTTCGGCCGCCGTGGTCGCCGAGACCCTGGAGCTCGCCCCCTTCGCCAAGATCCTCTACTCCTCGGACGCGTGGGGGCCGCCGGAGCTGCACTACCTCGGCGCGCTGCTGTGGCGCCGGGGCATGACGCGCGCCCTGACGGCCTGGGTGGAGGAGGGCGAGTGGACGGCGGCGGACGCGGCCCGGGTCGCGATCATGATCGGCCGTGACAACGCCGCCCGTCTCTACGGCCTCGATCCCACCGGCTGA
- a CDS encoding S8 family peptidase: MGLTRALLAGLLLAGAALSGASPAGASAEASYLVVLKKDGQAFDGDRAASLGGRYGARVDHVYEHALHGFDARMTKDAARRLAADPEVRYVEPDRVVTIASPAPSWGLDRIDQRALPLDGEYRYPGLASPVRMYILDTGIRFTHQDFGGRAVSGPDFVDSDDNSSDCNGHGTFVAGVAGGTAYGVAKNASLMGVRVMNCYGSGRWANVIAALDWVVGDHQPGVPAVLNLSLSSGKVQAANDAVAAAVADGVVVTAAAGNDNGQDACLRSPASTPEAISVGATQRDDSRSGFSNIGPCLDLFAPGGAIVSDWHTGDTARTGGSGTSYAAPHVAGAAALYLAANPTATPRQVQDAIVRNATPGVVTNAGAGSPNRLLYVTTEGGPVTDDFSMTTRPGSATVDPGGSASATVSTAVTRGSAQQVMLSAAGPPGSSAVFTPAVVQAGAEAVMTLTTAPATPPGTYTVTITGTGTANTRSTTFALTVTGTACPGHETTRTGNLSDGQSAYQAVPSTAAGTHRACLAGPPGSDYDLYLQKLNGSTWTTVAQSTSPGSDENLSYTGAAGTYRYRVHSYSGTGAYTLGFTDPG; the protein is encoded by the coding sequence GTGGGACTCACCAGAGCCCTGCTCGCCGGCCTCCTGCTGGCCGGCGCCGCTCTGTCCGGGGCGTCACCGGCCGGGGCGTCCGCCGAGGCGTCCTACCTCGTGGTACTGAAGAAGGACGGCCAGGCGTTCGACGGCGATCGCGCCGCCTCGCTGGGGGGCCGGTACGGCGCGCGCGTCGATCACGTCTACGAGCACGCCCTGCACGGTTTCGATGCGCGCATGACCAAGGACGCCGCGCGCAGGCTCGCCGCCGACCCGGAGGTCCGCTATGTGGAGCCCGACCGTGTCGTGACCATCGCGAGCCCGGCACCGTCCTGGGGCCTGGACCGCATCGACCAGCGGGCGCTCCCGCTGGACGGGGAGTACCGCTACCCGGGGCTGGCGTCACCGGTGCGGATGTACATCCTCGACACCGGGATTCGCTTCACCCACCAGGACTTCGGTGGGCGTGCCGTGTCCGGACCCGACTTCGTGGATTCGGACGACAACTCCAGCGACTGCAACGGGCACGGTACCTTCGTGGCCGGCGTGGCGGGCGGCACCGCGTACGGCGTGGCGAAGAACGCCTCGCTGATGGGCGTCCGGGTGATGAATTGCTACGGGTCGGGGCGGTGGGCGAACGTCATCGCGGCGCTGGACTGGGTGGTGGGCGACCACCAGCCGGGCGTGCCCGCGGTGCTGAACCTGAGCCTGTCCAGCGGGAAGGTGCAGGCGGCCAACGACGCGGTCGCGGCGGCGGTCGCCGACGGCGTGGTGGTCACCGCGGCGGCGGGTAACGACAACGGTCAGGACGCCTGCCTCCGTTCGCCCGCGAGCACCCCCGAGGCGATCAGCGTCGGTGCCACCCAGCGGGACGACTCCCGGTCGGGGTTCTCCAACATCGGCCCCTGCCTGGACCTTTTCGCCCCCGGCGGCGCGATCGTGTCCGACTGGCACACCGGCGACACCGCGCGCACGGGCGGCAGCGGCACCTCCTACGCCGCCCCGCACGTCGCGGGCGCGGCGGCGCTGTACCTGGCCGCCAACCCCACGGCGACGCCGAGGCAGGTGCAGGACGCGATCGTCAGGAACGCCACCCCTGGCGTCGTGACCAACGCCGGCGCGGGATCGCCCAACCGGCTGCTGTACGTCACCACCGAGGGCGGGCCCGTCACCGACGACTTCTCGATGACGACGCGGCCGGGCTCGGCGACCGTCGACCCGGGTGGCTCGGCGAGCGCCACCGTGTCCACCGCGGTGACCCGCGGGTCGGCGCAGCAGGTCATGCTGTCGGCCGCCGGCCCGCCCGGCTCGTCGGCCGTCTTCACCCCGGCCGTCGTCCAGGCGGGCGCCGAGGCCGTGATGACCCTCACCACCGCGCCCGCGACGCCGCCCGGCACCTACACCGTGACCATCACGGGCACCGGGACCGCCAACACCCGGTCCACGACGTTCGCCCTCACCGTCACCGGCACCGCCTGCCCGGGACACGAGACCACCAGGACCGGGAACCTGAGCGACGGCCAGAGCGCCTACCAGGCCGTCCCCTCCACGGCGGCCGGCACGCACCGGGCGTGCCTGGCCGGGCCGCCAGGATCCGACTACGACCTCTACCTGCAGAAACTGAACGGCTCGACCTGGACGACCGTGGCGCAGAGCACCTCGCCCGGCTCCGACGAGAACCTCTCCTACACCGGCGCCGCCGGGACCTACCGCTACCGGGTCCACTCCTACAGCGGCACGGGCGCCTACACCCTCGGCTTCACCGACCCCGGCTGA
- a CDS encoding M28 family peptidase yields the protein MRGLLRTLTLVGVASAVAATPAVALPTWAGPTPSPLSAQAVKEHAERAVEGNRTAIRGADPDKYEVFRVKVDPGGTAHVRYSRTYRGLRVRGGDFVVHLKPDGTFADASVGLTAPLNVGTRPAVPAATAAQRAKERFAGRVTQVGTPDLFVDASSGQGRLAWDVLVSGWAKDGQTPSRLHVTVDATTGAVIDASDEIKMASEVDGTGNSLYSGTVTISTTQSGSSYSMVDPDHGNGRTCDMNNSTGGSCTTFTDADNTWGTGTNASRQSAAVDAHYGAAETFEYFKQVHARNGIFGDGRGVPSRVHYGSNYVNAFWDGAQMTYGDGSGNSRPLVALDVAGHEMSHGVTENSVPGGLTYSGESGGLNEATSDIFGSMMEFHSGSSADPGDYDIGEKINISGNGRPLRYMYNPTLDGRSHGCWSTSTQSVDVHYSSGVANHFYFDLAEGTGATPYGTSPLCGSAPAVTGIGRAKAEKIWYRALDTYFTSSTRYVSSSNPGNTARAYTLRAATDLFGSCSTEYRTVQAAWTAVNVAGNDAPCQAGDDFSLAVSPTAGATDPGGAVETTVGTAVTGGSAQAVRLSTSALPAGVTAAFDPAEVTAGGSSKLTLTTSATTPAGTYAVTVTGTGTSATRSATYTLRVNGPDGGGVPDISLAAVKGHLSQLQSIASANGGNRAHGRAGFRASIDYVKGKLDEAGYTTALQSFSYGGATGYNLVADWPGGDPNDVLMLGAHLDSVTAGPGINDNGSGSAAILETALQVSRSSLTPQKHLRFAWWGAEELGLIGSNHYVTNLPAAERSKIKAYYNFDMVGSPNPGYFIYDGDNSDGTGSGPGPAGSDRLERVLQDYFTSISVPTRGTDFDGRSDYGPFIRYGIASGGTFTGAEGVKSAAQAQMWGGTAGVAFDRCYHGACDTTSNINDTALDRNSDAIAYAVWTVGGSGQQPEDDFSMAVQPASGSVDPGGSVNATVSTAITRGAAQRITLSATGLPSGASAAFTPQVVDAGASSAMAVTTSANTPPGSYAITISGTGTGATRTTTYTLTVNGTSGTCTGYENTKTGTLSTGQSFYQNVSATATGTFRACLAGPPGSDYDLYLQKLSGSLWIVVAQSTSPGADESLTYTGTPGTYRYRVHSYSGTGTYTLGYDVP from the coding sequence ATGAGAGGTCTACTCCGGACGCTGACCTTGGTCGGCGTCGCATCCGCCGTGGCCGCCACCCCGGCGGTCGCCCTGCCCACCTGGGCCGGGCCAACCCCCAGCCCCCTGTCCGCGCAGGCCGTGAAAGAACACGCCGAGCGCGCCGTCGAGGGGAACCGCACCGCGATCCGCGGCGCCGACCCCGACAAGTACGAGGTGTTCCGGGTGAAGGTCGACCCGGGCGGCACCGCACACGTCCGCTACAGCCGCACCTACCGGGGCCTGCGGGTGCGCGGGGGCGACTTCGTCGTCCACCTCAAGCCGGACGGCACCTTCGCCGACGCCTCGGTCGGCCTCACCGCGCCGCTGAACGTCGGCACCCGGCCCGCCGTCCCGGCCGCGACCGCCGCCCAGCGGGCCAAGGAGCGGTTCGCCGGCCGGGTCACCCAGGTCGGTACGCCTGACCTGTTCGTGGACGCCTCCTCCGGACAGGGTCGCCTGGCCTGGGACGTCCTGGTCAGCGGCTGGGCGAAGGACGGGCAGACGCCCTCCCGGCTGCACGTGACCGTCGACGCCACCACCGGGGCCGTCATCGACGCCTCCGACGAGATCAAGATGGCGAGCGAGGTGGACGGAACCGGCAACTCGCTGTACTCGGGCACCGTCACGATCTCCACGACGCAGTCCGGCTCCTCCTACAGCATGGTGGACCCCGATCACGGCAACGGCCGCACGTGCGACATGAACAACTCGACCGGCGGGAGCTGCACCACCTTCACCGACGCCGACAACACCTGGGGCACCGGCACCAACGCCAGCCGGCAGTCGGCGGCCGTGGACGCGCACTACGGCGCCGCCGAGACGTTCGAGTACTTCAAGCAGGTCCATGCCCGCAACGGGATCTTCGGCGACGGCCGGGGTGTGCCCAGCCGGGTCCACTACGGCAGCAACTACGTCAACGCCTTCTGGGACGGCGCCCAGATGACCTACGGCGACGGCTCGGGCAACAGCAGGCCGCTGGTCGCCCTCGACGTGGCCGGGCACGAGATGAGCCACGGCGTGACCGAGAACTCGGTGCCGGGCGGGCTGACGTACTCGGGCGAGTCCGGCGGGCTCAACGAGGCGACCAGCGACATCTTCGGCAGCATGATGGAGTTCCACTCCGGCTCGTCCGCCGACCCGGGTGACTACGACATCGGCGAGAAGATCAACATCAGCGGCAACGGCCGCCCGCTGCGCTACATGTACAACCCGACCCTGGACGGCCGCTCGCATGGCTGCTGGTCGACCAGCACCCAGAGCGTCGACGTGCACTACTCCTCGGGCGTCGCCAACCACTTCTACTTCGACCTGGCCGAGGGCACCGGCGCCACGCCGTACGGCACCTCACCGCTGTGCGGTTCGGCCCCCGCGGTGACCGGCATCGGCCGGGCCAAGGCCGAGAAGATCTGGTACCGCGCGCTGGACACGTACTTCACCTCCAGCACCCGCTACGTCAGCTCCTCCAACCCGGGCAACACCGCGCGCGCCTACACCCTGCGCGCCGCCACCGACCTGTTCGGCAGCTGCTCGACCGAGTACCGGACCGTCCAGGCCGCCTGGACCGCCGTCAACGTGGCGGGCAACGACGCTCCCTGCCAGGCCGGGGACGACTTCTCCCTCGCCGTGTCCCCCACCGCCGGCGCGACCGACCCCGGAGGCGCGGTGGAGACCACGGTCGGCACCGCCGTCACCGGGGGCTCGGCGCAGGCCGTCCGGCTGTCGACCAGCGCCCTGCCCGCCGGGGTCACCGCCGCGTTCGACCCCGCGGAGGTCACCGCGGGCGGCAGTTCCAAGCTGACCCTCACCACCTCGGCCACCACCCCTGCCGGGACGTACGCCGTGACCGTCACCGGCACCGGCACCTCCGCCACCCGCTCGGCCACCTACACGCTCCGGGTGAACGGGCCGGACGGGGGCGGGGTGCCGGACATCTCGCTGGCCGCGGTCAAGGGGCACCTGTCCCAGCTCCAGTCCATCGCCTCCGCCAACGGCGGTAACCGTGCGCACGGCAGGGCCGGCTTCCGCGCCTCGATCGACTACGTGAAGGGCAAGCTGGACGAGGCCGGGTACACCACCGCGTTGCAGTCCTTCAGCTACGGCGGGGCCACCGGCTACAACCTCGTCGCCGACTGGCCGGGCGGCGACCCGAACGACGTGCTCATGCTGGGCGCCCACCTGGACAGCGTCACCGCGGGCCCCGGCATCAACGACAACGGCTCGGGCTCCGCGGCGATCCTGGAGACCGCTCTCCAGGTGTCGCGCTCATCGCTCACCCCGCAGAAGCACCTGCGCTTCGCCTGGTGGGGCGCGGAGGAACTGGGGCTGATCGGCTCCAACCACTACGTGACCAACCTCCCCGCCGCGGAACGGTCGAAGATCAAGGCGTACTACAACTTCGACATGGTGGGGTCGCCCAACCCCGGCTACTTCATCTACGACGGCGACAACTCCGACGGCACCGGATCCGGCCCCGGCCCGGCGGGCTCCGACCGGCTGGAGCGGGTCCTGCAGGACTACTTCACCTCGATCAGCGTGCCCACGCGGGGCACCGACTTCGACGGACGCAGCGACTACGGCCCGTTCATCCGGTACGGCATCGCCTCCGGCGGCACCTTCACCGGCGCCGAGGGCGTCAAGAGCGCCGCTCAGGCCCAGATGTGGGGCGGCACGGCCGGCGTCGCCTTCGACCGCTGCTACCACGGCGCCTGCGACACGACCAGCAACATCAACGACACGGCGCTCGACCGTAACAGCGACGCCATCGCCTACGCGGTCTGGACGGTCGGTGGCTCGGGGCAGCAGCCGGAGGACGACTTCTCGATGGCGGTGCAGCCCGCCTCGGGTTCGGTGGACCCGGGTGGCTCGGTGAACGCGACCGTGTCGACGGCGATCACCCGCGGCGCGGCCCAGCGGATCACGCTGTCGGCCACCGGGCTGCCGTCCGGGGCGAGCGCGGCCTTCACCCCGCAGGTGGTCGACGCGGGCGCATCCTCGGCGATGGCCGTCACGACCTCGGCGAACACCCCGCCGGGCAGCTACGCGATCACGATCAGCGGCACCGGGACCGGCGCCACCCGTACGACGACCTACACCCTGACGGTCAACGGCACCTCCGGCACCTGCACCGGCTACGAGAACACCAAGACCGGCACGCTGAGCACCGGCCAGAGCTTCTACCAGAACGTGTCGGCCACCGCGACCGGTACCTTCCGGGCGTGCCTGGCCGGTCCTCCCGGATCCGACTACGACCTGTACCTGCAGAAGCTGAGCGGCTCGCTGTGGATCGTCGTGGCCCAGAGCACCTCGCCGGGCGCCGATGAGTCCCTCACCTACACCGGTACCCCCGGCACCTACCGCTACCGGGTCCACTCCTACAGCGGCACGGGGACCTACACCCTCGGTTACGACGTCCCGTAA
- the fmdA gene encoding formamidase produces the protein MPEVVFSVDQTRSMRDQEVPGHNRWHPDIPAVVTVRAGAEFRMECRDWTDAQIGDNDSADDVRDADLTVPHMLSGPVAIEGAEPGDLLIVDILDLGPIPQQSGAVAGQGWGYTGVFAKENGGSFLTEHFPGASKAVWDFHGLYATSRHLPGVRFAGITHPGLFGTAPSADLLATWNRRERALIDTDPGRVPPLAWPPQPHGGLAGTASGDAAERVLAEGARTVPPREHGGNQDIKNFSRGARVFCPVFVDGANLSVGDLHFSQGEGEITFCGAIEMGGFIDFHVDLIKGGMEKYGVTSNPVFLPGNVEPRYSEFLSFVGISVDESGTNHYLDATIAYRRACLNAIEYLKKWGYSGEQAYLLLGAAPIEGRISEVVDAPNACCSLYIPTAIFDFDVRPNAEGPVKEDRGRCALTS, from the coding sequence ATGCCCGAGGTCGTGTTCAGCGTCGACCAGACACGCTCCATGCGGGACCAGGAAGTGCCCGGCCACAACCGCTGGCACCCGGACATCCCCGCCGTCGTCACGGTACGGGCGGGCGCGGAGTTCCGGATGGAGTGCCGGGACTGGACCGACGCCCAGATCGGCGACAACGACTCCGCCGACGACGTGCGCGACGCCGACCTGACCGTCCCGCACATGCTCAGCGGGCCCGTCGCGATCGAGGGCGCCGAGCCCGGCGACCTGCTGATCGTCGACATCCTCGACCTCGGCCCGATCCCGCAGCAGTCGGGCGCCGTCGCCGGCCAGGGCTGGGGCTACACCGGCGTCTTCGCCAAGGAGAACGGCGGCAGCTTCCTCACCGAGCACTTCCCCGGCGCGTCCAAGGCGGTCTGGGACTTCCACGGCCTCTACGCGACCTCCCGGCACCTGCCCGGGGTCAGATTCGCGGGCATCACCCACCCGGGCCTGTTCGGCACGGCGCCGTCGGCGGACCTGCTCGCCACCTGGAACCGGCGGGAGCGCGCGCTCATCGACACCGACCCCGGACGCGTCCCGCCGCTGGCCTGGCCGCCGCAGCCGCACGGGGGCCTGGCGGGGACGGCGAGCGGCGACGCGGCCGAGCGCGTGCTCGCCGAGGGGGCCCGCACGGTGCCGCCCCGCGAGCACGGCGGCAACCAGGACATCAAGAACTTCTCCCGCGGCGCGCGGGTCTTCTGCCCGGTGTTCGTGGACGGCGCCAACCTGTCGGTGGGCGACCTGCACTTCAGCCAGGGAGAGGGTGAGATCACCTTCTGCGGCGCGATCGAGATGGGCGGGTTCATCGACTTCCACGTCGACCTCATCAAGGGCGGCATGGAGAAGTACGGCGTGACCTCCAACCCGGTCTTCCTGCCGGGCAACGTCGAGCCGCGGTACTCGGAGTTCCTGTCCTTCGTCGGCATCTCGGTCGACGAGTCGGGCACGAACCACTACCTGGACGCGACGATCGCCTACCGCCGGGCGTGCCTGAACGCGATCGAGTACCTCAAGAAGTGGGGCTACTCGGGCGAGCAGGCGTACCTGCTGCTCGGCGCGGCGCCGATCGAGGGCCGCATCAGCGAGGTGGTGGACGCGCCGAACGCCTGCTGCTCGCTCTACATCCCGACCGCGATCTTCGACTTCGACGTCCGCCCGAACGCGGAGGGCCCGGTCAAGGAGGACCGGGGACGGTGCGCCCTGACGTCCTAG